In Solanum pennellii chromosome 3, SPENNV200, a single window of DNA contains:
- the LOC107012286 gene encoding uncharacterized Rho GTPase-activating protein At5g61530 — protein sequence MPSVISPQWQEKASGFFQSSGVKLKEAGQSAGSFVGEVAKDAKGNVGEVAEKVGSVVKSRWSLLQQPSTRHAMQERFISAAATTSFFLRKGFLETKDKVAVGKTKVEEVAKKTAQKSKTLLTDIERWQKGVASTDVFGVPIDILVQRQQSTRSVPFIMVKCADYLVLSGLNSPELFKAEGDKKVIHQLVSYYNQDQNAPIPEGVNPVDIAALMKCYLASLPEPLTTFELYNEIRGARSSIHAMKNTLKKIPTVNYMTLELITALLLRVSQKSLVNKMDARTLATEMAPILIWQRGQSPHQYDQFWNHSAKSSSKKYMDSNSNSSAWEMLEDEDENVDASSPIPLDDGLPIDLGAIDAIQCLIEHHNAIFTDANETVWR from the exons ATGCCTTCAGTAATTTCGCCTCAGTGGCAAGAGAAAGCTAGTGGATTCTTTCAATCTTCGG GGGTGAAGTTGAAAGAAGCTGGGCAGTCTGCAGGATCATTTGTTGGTGAGGTTGCGAAAGATGCAAAGGGAAATGTTGGCGAGGTTGCTGAGAAAGTTGGATCAGTAGTCAAAAGTCGATGGTCGCTCCTGCAGCAGCCATCAACAAGACATGCCATGCAGGAGCGCTTTATCTCTGCGGCTGCTACAACCAGCTTCTTTTTGAGGAAGGGGTTTTTGGAGACAAAAGATAAGGTTGCTGTTGGAAAGACAAAAGTTGAGGAG GTGGCAAAGAAAACTGCACAGAAAAGCAAGACTTTGCTGACTGATATAGAGCGGTGGCAGAAG GGAGTTGCCAGCACTGATG TGTTTGGAGTCCCCATCGATATCCTTGTGCAGAGGCAGCAATCAACTAGATCCGTTCCTTTTATCATGGTGAAATGTGCAGATTATCTTGTCTTATCAG GGCTGAATTCACCTGAGCTATTCAAGGCTGAAGGGGATAAAAAGGTCATACATCAATTGGTTTCTTACTACAATCAAG ATCAAAATGCACCAATACCTGAGGGGGTAAATCCGGTAGATATTGCAGCTCTGATGAAGTGCTACCTTGCAAGTCTACCTGAGCCATTGACAACCTTCGAGCTTTATAATGAAATAAGAGGTGCTCGCTCAAGCATACACGCAATGAAGAATACCTTAAAGAAGATTCCAACTGTCAACTACATGACACTGGAATTGATCACCGCGCTGCTACTCCGCGTAAGCCAGAAATCTCTGGTTAACAAG ATGGATGCTAGAACTCTTGCAACGGAAATGGCTCCAATCCTTATTTGGCAAAGAGGACAGAGTCCACACCAGTATGACCAGTTCTGGAACCATTCAGCAAAATCTTCTTCTAAGAAATATATGGACTCCAACTCTAACTCTAGTGCATGGGAGATGCTTGAAG ATGAAGATGAAAATGTTGATGCATCTTCTCCCATCCCGTTGGATGATGGATTGCCAATTGATTTGGGTGCTATTGATGCCATTCAATGCTTAATCGAACATCATAATGCGATATTTACCGATGCGAATGAGACTGTTTGGCGATAG